One part of the Candidatus Eremiobacteraceae bacterium genome encodes these proteins:
- the folB gene encoding dihydroneopterin aldolase, producing the protein MPDTIRILGMRLQARVGASTGERDRPQPVDVDLELAVDLSPAAKSDDLRKTVDYAAAFETCARVVSSRSFALLETLGAACLEALFTDRRIASAAIRVRKPGLLGGATPEVELARANRGKAALPRAEKHRSDARKH; encoded by the coding sequence ATGCCTGACACGATCCGCATCTTGGGCATGCGGCTCCAGGCGCGCGTCGGCGCCTCCACCGGAGAACGCGATCGGCCCCAGCCGGTCGACGTCGACCTCGAGCTCGCCGTCGATCTGTCGCCCGCCGCCAAGTCGGATGACCTGCGCAAGACGGTCGACTACGCCGCCGCCTTCGAGACGTGCGCGCGGGTAGTGTCGAGCCGCTCGTTCGCGCTGCTAGAAACGCTTGGCGCCGCCTGCCTTGAGGCGCTGTTCACAGACCGGCGCATCGCGAGCGCCGCCATCCGCGTGCGCAAACCGGGATTGCTGGGCGGCGCGACGCCTGAAGTCGAGCTGGCGCGCGCGAACCGCGGCAAGGCGGCTCTCCCGCGGGCGGAGAAACACCGTTCCGATGCCAGAAAACATTGA
- a CDS encoding folylpolyglutamate synthase/dihydrofolate synthase family protein produces the protein MDFSTAQRILTTAQNESLSRRHPGRLDRMRALLDLLGNPERAFASVHVGGTAGKGSTASMIASVLTAAGFKVGLHTKPHLRSVTERARIDNAPIDEARFADVMESMLPAFDEMERGPWGAPSYFEILVALAFRFFALEHVDIAVVEVGIGGTLDGTNVLSPLVSALTNVSLDHTDVLGDTVEAIARDKAGIIKASTPVVTAADHPDALRIIRDAAERMHSPLRRVQELAAIESRPGEIAYSQSFSITTPQQRYDITMPLMGEFQLLNAATAVLALEDLQRRFPVTPADVAAGLADLALPGRMEFYPSRPSLLFDVAHNREKASALAGALLRHFPDRRFVFVVAISESKDASAMIEAWSQLPAQFIFTTFDVSHRSAAQPHNLSNIAALAGSTARAVEEPVEALSVARRIAGSNDLVVITGSTFLVGALRDWFLEDAGAHGHARV, from the coding sequence ATGGACTTCTCGACCGCCCAGCGCATCCTGACGACCGCACAGAACGAGAGCCTCTCGCGCCGCCATCCCGGCCGGCTCGATCGCATGCGCGCATTGCTCGACCTCTTGGGCAACCCCGAGCGCGCGTTCGCCAGCGTGCACGTCGGCGGCACGGCCGGCAAAGGCTCCACCGCATCGATGATCGCCTCGGTGCTCACCGCGGCGGGCTTCAAGGTCGGCTTGCACACCAAGCCCCACCTGCGTTCGGTCACCGAGCGCGCGCGCATCGACAACGCGCCGATCGATGAGGCGCGCTTTGCCGACGTCATGGAAAGCATGCTGCCCGCCTTCGATGAGATGGAGCGCGGGCCGTGGGGCGCGCCGTCGTACTTCGAAATCCTGGTCGCGCTCGCGTTCCGCTTTTTCGCGCTGGAGCACGTCGACATCGCAGTCGTCGAAGTGGGGATCGGCGGCACGCTCGACGGCACCAACGTCCTGTCTCCGCTGGTCAGCGCGCTGACCAATGTCAGCCTCGACCACACCGATGTGCTGGGCGACACCGTCGAGGCCATCGCGCGCGACAAAGCGGGCATCATCAAAGCCTCCACGCCCGTCGTCACCGCCGCCGATCATCCGGACGCGCTGCGCATCATCCGCGACGCTGCAGAGCGGATGCACTCGCCGCTGCGCCGGGTGCAGGAACTGGCGGCGATCGAATCGCGCCCCGGCGAGATCGCGTACTCACAGTCGTTCTCGATCACGACGCCGCAGCAGCGCTACGACATCACGATGCCGCTCATGGGCGAGTTCCAGCTGCTCAACGCGGCGACCGCGGTGCTCGCGCTCGAAGACCTGCAACGGCGCTTTCCCGTGACGCCCGCCGACGTCGCGGCGGGCCTGGCGGATCTCGCGCTCCCCGGGCGGATGGAGTTCTATCCGTCGCGCCCTTCCCTGTTGTTCGACGTCGCGCACAACCGCGAGAAAGCGTCAGCGCTCGCCGGCGCGTTGCTCAGGCATTTCCCCGATCGGCGCTTCGTCTTCGTGGTCGCTATCTCCGAGAGCAAGGATGCGAGCGCGATGATCGAGGCATGGTCGCAGCTGCCGGCGCAGTTCATCTTCACGACGTTCGACGTCTCGCATCGCTCGGCGGCCCAGCCGCATAACCTGAGCAACATCGCCGCGTTGGCCGGCTCGACCGCCCGCGCCGTCGAAGAGCCGGTCGAAGCGCTCTCGGTCGCGCGCCGCATCGCCGGTTCGAACGATCTGGTCGTCATCACCGGCTCGACGTTCCTCGTGGGCGCGCTGCGCGATTGGTTCCTCGAGGACGCCGGCGCTCACGGCCATGCCCGAGTCTAG
- the folP gene encoding dihydropteroate synthase — protein MPESRKAGAVESIRPKLTLRGRTFAWGSRTFVMGIINVTPDSFSGDGVAGDVDAALVRAHAMERAGADIIDVGGESTRPGHVPVSEEEESARVLPMIAALRSALDIPISIDTFKPAVAARAVELGADLINCVWGAHPGIAEAAAAKGVPLVVMHNRASADYAGDVVDEVIASLERAACDVLAAGVPPAHIIVDPGIGFGKTAEHNVEILRRLADFRRRLPYPLLVGTSRKSFIGKITGLPVEQRAFGTAASVALAIAAGADIIRVHDVEAMVAVAQVADAICRGAAKSDA, from the coding sequence ATGCCCGAGTCTAGGAAGGCCGGAGCGGTCGAATCTATTCGACCGAAACTGACGTTGCGGGGCCGCACGTTTGCGTGGGGCTCGCGCACCTTCGTCATGGGTATCATCAACGTGACGCCAGACTCGTTCTCAGGCGACGGCGTCGCCGGCGACGTGGACGCGGCGCTCGTGCGCGCGCACGCGATGGAGCGCGCCGGTGCCGACATCATCGACGTCGGGGGCGAGTCGACGCGCCCCGGCCACGTGCCGGTGTCGGAAGAAGAAGAAAGCGCACGGGTGTTGCCGATGATCGCCGCGCTGCGTAGTGCGCTCGACATCCCTATCTCGATCGACACCTTCAAGCCCGCGGTCGCCGCGCGCGCCGTCGAGCTCGGAGCCGACCTGATCAACTGCGTCTGGGGCGCGCATCCGGGAATCGCAGAAGCGGCTGCGGCCAAGGGCGTTCCACTGGTGGTCATGCACAACCGCGCGAGCGCGGACTATGCGGGTGACGTCGTCGACGAGGTCATCGCATCGCTCGAGCGCGCGGCGTGCGACGTGCTCGCCGCCGGCGTGCCGCCCGCGCATATCATCGTCGATCCCGGCATCGGATTCGGCAAGACGGCCGAACACAACGTCGAGATCTTGCGCCGGCTCGCCGACTTCCGCCGGCGTTTGCCCTACCCGCTGCTCGTGGGCACGTCGCGCAAGTCGTTCATCGGCAAGATCACGGGGCTGCCGGTGGAGCAGCGCGCCTTCGGCACCGCCGCATCGGTCGCGCTGGCGATCGCGGCCGGCGCCGACATCATCCGCGTGCACGACGTCGAGGCGATGGTGGCCGTGGCGCAGGTCGCCGATGCGATCTGCCGCGGCGCAGCCAAGAGCGATGCCTGA
- a CDS encoding MogA/MoaB family molybdenum cofactor biosynthesis protein, with protein sequence MNRRVALVVLSDKAASGERQDRCIDAMRDALPQPFRVVFERIIPDDRAQIESLLRELCAGVADLVLTSGGTGLGPRDVTPQATRAIADYEVPGVAEAMRAASLPRVRTAMLSRAIAAVRNATLIVNLPGSPNGARETLSAIADVLPHALDLLTGAAGEHPQPQGT encoded by the coding sequence ATGAACCGGCGGGTCGCGCTGGTCGTGCTCTCGGACAAAGCGGCTTCGGGCGAGCGCCAGGACCGCTGTATCGACGCCATGCGCGACGCCCTGCCGCAGCCGTTCCGCGTCGTGTTCGAGCGCATCATCCCCGATGACCGCGCGCAGATCGAGTCGCTGTTGCGCGAGCTGTGCGCAGGCGTCGCTGATCTCGTACTGACCAGTGGCGGCACCGGTCTGGGCCCACGCGACGTCACGCCGCAAGCCACGCGCGCGATCGCAGACTACGAAGTGCCGGGCGTCGCCGAAGCGATGCGGGCGGCGAGTCTGCCTAGAGTCAGAACGGCGATGCTGTCGCGCGCGATCGCGGCGGTGCGCAACGCGACGCTGATCGTCAATCTGCCGGGAAGTCCGAACGGCGCCCGCGAAACGTTGTCGGCGATAGCAGATGTGCTGCCGCACGCGCTCGATCTGCTCACCGGAGCGGCCGGCGAACACCCGCAGCCGCAAGGGACGTGA
- the accC gene encoding acetyl-CoA carboxylase biotin carboxylase subunit — MFDKVLIANRGEIAVRVIRACRELGVRTVAIFSDAERDALHVRLADEAFCVGPPPAARSYLNVPNIISAAEITGVDAIHPGYGFLSENAGFAEICASHGFKFIGPPAAAIALMGDKASAKRRMQEAGVPVVPGSGIIETDEQAKRFCAEAGYPVLIKATAGGGGKGMRIVGRETDLGAGLAAARGEAQAAFADGRVYIEKLLEHPRHIEVQVLADEFGHVIHVGERDCSIQKPGHQKLLEESPAPNLDPEVRAQLCAAAVKAARAADYANAGTLEFLVAPDNQFYFMEMNTRIQVEHPVTESVYGIDLVRWQVRIASGERLTVRQEDVRPRGHAIECRINAEDVDNGFRPVSGKLGTVLLPGGPGIRVDTHIYSGAEVPPFYDSMLAKIIAVDRDRPSAIARMRRALDETEIHGVATTVALHERILASEPFEAGHTYVTWLREYLLQPAAVGG, encoded by the coding sequence GTGTTCGATAAGGTCCTTATCGCCAACCGCGGAGAGATCGCCGTGCGCGTCATCCGCGCCTGCCGCGAGCTGGGCGTGCGCACTGTGGCGATCTTTTCCGACGCCGAGCGCGACGCGCTGCACGTGCGTCTCGCCGACGAGGCGTTTTGCGTCGGACCGCCGCCCGCGGCGCGCTCGTATCTCAACGTCCCCAATATCATCTCGGCTGCGGAGATCACCGGCGTCGACGCGATCCATCCAGGCTACGGTTTCTTGTCCGAGAACGCCGGGTTCGCGGAGATCTGCGCGTCGCACGGTTTCAAGTTCATCGGCCCGCCTGCGGCCGCAATCGCGCTGATGGGCGACAAAGCATCCGCCAAGCGGCGCATGCAGGAGGCCGGCGTGCCGGTCGTGCCGGGATCGGGCATCATCGAAACGGACGAGCAAGCGAAGCGTTTTTGCGCGGAGGCCGGCTACCCGGTGCTGATCAAGGCGACGGCGGGCGGCGGCGGCAAGGGCATGCGCATCGTCGGGCGCGAGACCGATCTTGGCGCCGGGCTTGCGGCCGCGCGCGGCGAGGCGCAGGCTGCATTCGCGGACGGGCGCGTGTACATCGAAAAGCTGCTCGAACATCCGCGCCATATCGAGGTCCAGGTGCTCGCAGACGAATTCGGCCACGTGATCCACGTGGGCGAGCGCGACTGCTCGATCCAAAAGCCCGGCCATCAGAAGCTGTTGGAGGAGTCGCCCGCGCCTAATCTCGATCCCGAAGTGCGCGCACAATTGTGCGCCGCCGCCGTCAAAGCGGCGCGCGCGGCCGACTACGCCAACGCGGGCACGCTCGAATTCCTCGTCGCGCCGGACAACCAGTTCTATTTCATGGAGATGAACACGCGCATCCAAGTCGAGCATCCGGTGACCGAATCGGTGTACGGCATCGATCTCGTGCGCTGGCAGGTGCGCATCGCATCGGGTGAGCGTTTGACCGTCAGACAAGAAGACGTGCGGCCGCGCGGACACGCGATCGAATGCCGCATCAACGCCGAAGACGTCGACAATGGTTTCCGTCCGGTCTCCGGCAAGCTCGGCACCGTCTTGCTGCCGGGGGGACCGGGCATCCGCGTCGACACCCACATCTATTCGGGCGCGGAAGTGCCGCCCTTTTACGATTCGATGCTGGCCAAGATCATCGCGGTCGATCGCGACCGGCCAAGCGCGATCGCGCGCATGCGCCGCGCCCTCGACGAGACCGAGATCCATGGCGTGGCGACGACCGTCGCGCTGCACGAGCGGATCCTCGCCTCGGAGCCGTTCGAGGCCGGCCACACGTACGTCACCTGGCTGCGCGAATATCTGTTGCAGCCAGCCGCCGTGGGCGGATAA